From Methanomassiliicoccales archaeon, a single genomic window includes:
- a CDS encoding ABC transporter permease → MSLLENVSLRAWTVWQRNRDVFFVTWKTNFLPSFLEPILYLLAMGFGFGILVTLPDPYKNVSYAQFLAPGLVAISAMYGAFFECTYGSFVRMHYQKTYDAMVATPLTIEDVITGEILWGATKSFINGTIVMLVIAMFGLASFPGLLLIPFIALLAGLAFGSIAMIFTALVPNIDSFNYPFFLFITPMFLFSGTFFPLDVLPGWVRDVALGFPLTHVASMMRDLSLGMLSWSALYSLVYLLVITLVAFYGAVWLMRRRLVS, encoded by the coding sequence ATGAGCCTGCTGGAGAACGTCAGCCTGCGCGCCTGGACCGTCTGGCAGCGCAACCGGGATGTCTTCTTCGTCACCTGGAAGACGAACTTCCTTCCCTCGTTCCTGGAACCGATCCTCTATCTCTTGGCCATGGGCTTCGGGTTCGGAATATTGGTGACGTTGCCTGATCCATACAAGAACGTCTCCTACGCTCAGTTCCTTGCCCCTGGCCTGGTGGCCATTTCCGCCATGTACGGGGCGTTCTTCGAATGCACCTACGGCTCGTTCGTGCGCATGCACTACCAGAAGACGTACGATGCGATGGTCGCCACCCCTCTGACCATCGAGGACGTGATCACGGGCGAGATACTCTGGGGCGCCACGAAAAGCTTCATCAACGGCACTATCGTCATGCTGGTCATCGCGATGTTCGGGCTGGCCAGCTTCCCTGGTCTCCTTCTCATACCTTTCATCGCTCTTCTGGCGGGCTTGGCGTTCGGCTCGATAGCCATGATCTTCACCGCCCTGGTGCCGAACATCGACTCGTTCAATTATCCGTTCTTCCTGTTCATCACCCCGATGTTCCTGTTCAGCGGGACGTTCTTCCCTCTGGATGTGCTGCCAGGATGGGTGCGGGACGTCGCTTTGGGATTCCCGCTGACGCACGTGGCCTCGATGATGCGCGATCTCAGCCTGGGAATGCTCAGTTGGTCGGCGCTGTACAGCCTGGTCTATCTGCTGGTCATCACTTTGGTGGCGTTCTACGGAGCGGTGTGGCTGATGAGGAGACGTCTGGTCAGCTAA
- a CDS encoding ATP-binding cassette domain-containing protein, whose translation MNDVIVAQKLTKRFEDLVAVNAISFAIKEGECFGFLGPNGAGKTTAIRMIQCVSPLTSGTLQVQGMDVSKEQRRIKSLIGVAPQEDNLDPDFSVLKNLIVYARYFGIDKDVAKKRADELLAFMQLTEKEDTPIDKISGGMKRRLVIARALINDPKILILDEPTTGLDPQARHVIWDKLRELKKRNVTVVVTTHYMEEAQQLCDRLVIMERGKILVEGTPRQLILDKVGNGVVEVLNPDPQVEIFVRSIGWTQERAGDRLYIYTNENQEARRQLLDRFPQANIIIRDATLEDVFLKLTGRGLKE comes from the coding sequence ATGAACGACGTCATCGTGGCCCAGAAGCTCACGAAGCGCTTCGAGGACCTGGTGGCCGTCAATGCCATCAGCTTCGCCATCAAGGAGGGCGAGTGCTTCGGCTTCCTCGGACCGAACGGGGCGGGCAAGACCACCGCCATCCGTATGATCCAGTGCGTGTCGCCATTGACGTCAGGCACCCTGCAAGTGCAAGGCATGGACGTGAGCAAGGAGCAACGCAGGATCAAGTCGCTGATCGGCGTCGCCCCGCAAGAGGATAACCTGGACCCGGACTTCTCGGTCCTCAAGAACCTCATCGTCTATGCGCGCTACTTCGGTATCGACAAGGACGTCGCCAAGAAGCGAGCTGATGAACTGCTGGCCTTCATGCAGCTGACTGAAAAAGAAGACACTCCGATCGACAAGATATCTGGCGGTATGAAGCGACGGCTGGTGATCGCCCGCGCCCTCATAAACGATCCCAAGATCCTCATCCTAGATGAGCCGACCACCGGACTGGACCCTCAAGCTAGGCATGTCATCTGGGATAAGTTGCGCGAACTGAAGAAACGCAACGTGACCGTGGTCGTTACCACGCACTACATGGAGGAAGCGCAGCAGCTCTGCGACCGCCTGGTGATCATGGAAAGGGGCAAGATCCTAGTAGAGGGCACGCCCAGGCAGCTCATCTTGGACAAGGTGGGAAACGGGGTGGTGGAGGTGCTGAATCCCGATCCACAGGTGGAGATCTTCGTCCGCTCCATCGGTTGGACGCAGGAGCGCGCCGGGGACCGCCTCTATATCTATACCAATGAGAACCAGGAAGCCCGTCGCCAGCTATTGGACCGGTTCCCGCAGGCCAACATCATTATCCGCGACGCCACCCTGGAGGATGTCTTCCTCAAGCTCACTGGCAGGGGGCTGAAGGAATGA
- a CDS encoding tripartite tricarboxylate transporter permease: protein MELGLMVLALSFSVSGSVLGACSGMTPGLHVNTLSLLLVSSYPLLEPSVASLCSSCLVDPVLAPLLVACFIVSAAVTHSFVDFVPSVFLGVPEEGTVLSILPGHRLVLAGRGLEAVRCAATGSLVGALIAVILVLPLQTLMLPPFQVDSLIKPGVPFLLLAVSVALVLLEGGRGGSVACLDSRKGRCTAVPGLISIVAPVPIDGEDVALVGMIVRRGAIGKRYLRTAHGEFPLRIRASLPEGRVRLEGRWLVRKRYAPTIAIAGTLFLLSGALGFAVMNGRVPGGDIFPGLGQSMLLPLLTGLFGFPTLLLSARSGSIPEQVDGEQGPVPVGPAVLGTLGGFLAGWLPGITSTAATVVFAPLAPGGRRDAAASAKRFIVSVSAVGTASAVFSILAFALLGKVRSGAMIAVQQLIGNGTDLLALFLPLFLLSVLVSSALGYRLTILLASKLAPRLSGMRLGLLNRFLLFVLVILVMAFTGVPGLLVLGAATLLGLLPPKLGLGRVQLTGCLLLPITLALFGLDESLAGLLSGLPHLPFF, encoded by the coding sequence GTGGAACTCGGATTGATGGTGCTCGCTCTCTCGTTCTCGGTCAGCGGCAGCGTCCTCGGCGCCTGCAGCGGCATGACGCCAGGACTGCACGTGAACACCCTCTCGCTTCTCCTCGTCTCTTCTTATCCGTTGCTTGAGCCATCGGTCGCTAGCCTGTGCTCCAGCTGCTTGGTCGATCCCGTCCTCGCCCCGCTTTTGGTCGCCTGCTTCATCGTATCTGCCGCCGTCACGCATTCCTTCGTCGATTTCGTTCCCTCCGTGTTCCTGGGCGTGCCGGAGGAAGGAACGGTCCTGTCCATTCTCCCCGGGCATAGGCTCGTGCTGGCGGGAAGGGGCCTGGAAGCGGTCCGCTGCGCGGCGACGGGCAGTCTCGTCGGGGCGCTGATAGCGGTCATCCTGGTGCTTCCGTTGCAGACGCTCATGCTGCCGCCATTCCAGGTCGATTCGCTCATCAAACCCGGAGTGCCGTTCCTCTTGCTGGCGGTATCGGTGGCATTGGTGCTCTTGGAGGGTGGAAGAGGGGGTTCGGTGGCTTGCTTGGACAGTCGGAAAGGGCGATGCACAGCGGTGCCAGGGCTCATCTCCATCGTTGCCCCGGTCCCCATCGACGGTGAAGACGTCGCCCTCGTAGGGATGATCGTTCGTCGGGGCGCAATCGGCAAACGATACCTGCGCACAGCTCACGGCGAGTTCCCTTTGCGGATCAGAGCCTCCTTGCCAGAAGGCCGTGTGAGGCTGGAAGGCAGATGGCTCGTGCGCAAGCGCTACGCACCTACCATCGCCATCGCTGGGACGCTCTTCCTCCTTTCCGGGGCGCTGGGCTTCGCGGTCATGAATGGCCGGGTCCCCGGCGGCGACATCTTTCCAGGCCTAGGACAAAGCATGCTCCTGCCCCTCCTGACCGGCCTCTTCGGTTTCCCAACCTTGCTCCTTTCCGCGCGCTCCGGCTCCATCCCCGAACAGGTCGATGGAGAGCAGGGACCGGTTCCCGTGGGACCGGCGGTCCTGGGCACTCTGGGCGGGTTCTTGGCCGGTTGGCTACCAGGCATCACCTCCACGGCCGCCACGGTGGTCTTCGCCCCGCTCGCCCCCGGTGGAAGAAGGGATGCCGCAGCCAGCGCCAAGCGCTTCATCGTGAGCGTATCTGCGGTAGGCACGGCCTCGGCGGTCTTCAGCATACTGGCCTTCGCCCTCCTGGGCAAGGTGCGTAGCGGCGCCATGATAGCCGTCCAACAGCTGATCGGAAATGGCACCGACTTGCTGGCGCTCTTCCTGCCCCTCTTCCTCCTCTCCGTTCTCGTGTCCTCTGCCCTCGGCTATCGCCTCACCATTCTTCTGGCATCGAAGCTCGCTCCCCGTCTGAGCGGGATGCGCCTCGGGCTGCTCAATCGCTTCCTGCTCTTCGTTCTGGTCATCCTGGTGATGGCGTTCACCGGGGTTCCGGGTCTGCTGGTCCTGGGAGCGGCGACGCTTCTGGGCCTGCTGCCGCCCAAGCTCGGCCTAGGCCGGGTGCAGCTTACCGGTTGTCTGCTGCTGCCTATCACTCTGGCGCTCTTCGGTCTCGACGAATCTTTGGCTGGCCTGCTCAGCGGTCTTCCTCATCTGCCCTTCTTCTGA
- a CDS encoding helix-turn-helix transcriptional regulator — MRARYGLTQEDLAKMVGVRRETVLFIEKGEHKPPLNLAYAIAKALKTSIDELFLFDDRPGKGGHAHFRASLPFSSL; from the coding sequence CTGCGGGCGAGATACGGCCTGACCCAGGAGGATCTCGCCAAGATGGTGGGGGTGCGCAGGGAGACCGTCCTCTTCATCGAGAAGGGCGAGCACAAACCCCCCTTGAACCTAGCTTATGCCATAGCCAAAGCGCTCAAGACGTCCATCGACGAGCTCTTCCTTTTCGATGATCGACCGGGTAAGGGCGGGCACGCTCACTTTCGGGCATCTCTCCCGTTCAGCTCTTTATAA
- a CDS encoding DUF2284 domain-containing protein, giving the protein MVVRLQDEVAKLIALAKENGAEARQIDAEEVVVADWVGFKCGWGCKGYGKHLSCPPYAPSPEETRRMLKDYRTALLLRFEGVPDMRSVDPEQIPEDFHPLYKKLILWVHDTLYKLEKTAFYDGYYKAFGFGAYPCIYCEHCVAEESSGPVDRSMKRLCRHMDKVRPSMESAGMDVFATARKAGWDISTIPCKDMEYGKIVHANIVSFALVLID; this is encoded by the coding sequence ATGGTCGTACGCTTGCAGGATGAGGTCGCGAAGCTGATCGCCCTAGCCAAGGAGAATGGGGCTGAGGCCAGGCAGATCGATGCCGAGGAGGTCGTGGTCGCGGACTGGGTCGGGTTCAAGTGCGGCTGGGGCTGCAAGGGTTATGGGAAGCATCTCTCCTGTCCTCCCTACGCACCCTCACCAGAGGAGACGAGACGCATGCTGAAGGACTACCGCACCGCCCTGCTGCTTCGCTTCGAGGGCGTGCCGGACATGAGAAGCGTGGACCCAGAGCAGATACCTGAGGACTTCCACCCCCTGTATAAGAAACTCATTCTCTGGGTGCATGACACGCTGTACAAGCTGGAGAAGACGGCCTTCTACGACGGCTATTACAAGGCGTTCGGGTTCGGCGCCTACCCCTGCATCTACTGCGAGCACTGCGTGGCGGAGGAGAGCTCGGGCCCGGTGGATCGGAGCATGAAGAGGCTATGTAGGCACATGGACAAGGTGCGCCCGAGCATGGAGTCCGCGGGCATGGACGTCTTCGCGACGGCCAGGAAGGCTGGCTGGGACATCTCTACCATACCCTGCAAGGACATGGAGTATGGCAAGATCGTGCATGCCAACATCGTCTCCTTCGCTCTAGTGCTCATCGATTAG
- a CDS encoding alpha/beta hydrolase: MIRHMFRNIGEGKLHYEVRGEGHPILMLHGFSLDSAVMLGCLEPLFSFKKGWKRIYVDLPGMGESPRIPGVNDSDEMLDVMVRFVDNLLPEQSFAIAGESYGGYLARGLLRERMESVKGMLLICPLVFASPSKRELPHKKVLVQEEGILDRAGKAAQGFSDIGVVLSQDTLDRYWKDVMPGKTSGDQRFQQQLFENGYAFSFDVDEISHPFHHPALVLAGRQDHVVGYRDAWKLLEKYPRGTFAVLDRSGHNLQFEQVGLFDALVSEWLDRVDEAWNAPESRRN, encoded by the coding sequence TTGATCAGACATATGTTCCGCAACATCGGCGAAGGAAAACTGCACTACGAGGTCCGAGGTGAGGGCCATCCCATCCTCATGCTGCACGGCTTCTCCCTCGACAGCGCGGTCATGCTGGGCTGCCTGGAACCCCTCTTCTCCTTCAAGAAGGGATGGAAGCGCATCTACGTGGACCTGCCAGGCATGGGCGAATCACCACGCATCCCGGGCGTCAATGACTCCGACGAGATGCTGGACGTGATGGTGCGCTTCGTGGACAACCTGCTGCCAGAGCAGAGCTTCGCCATCGCCGGGGAATCGTACGGCGGCTACCTGGCCCGCGGCCTGCTGCGGGAGCGCATGGAATCGGTTAAGGGCATGCTGCTCATCTGTCCGCTGGTCTTCGCCTCCCCGTCCAAGCGCGAACTCCCGCATAAGAAGGTGCTGGTACAAGAGGAAGGCATCCTAGATAGGGCGGGCAAGGCGGCGCAGGGGTTCTCGGACATCGGCGTCGTGCTCAGCCAGGACACTTTGGACCGTTACTGGAAGGACGTCATGCCTGGCAAGACATCGGGAGATCAGCGGTTCCAGCAACAGCTGTTCGAGAACGGATATGCGTTCAGCTTCGATGTGGACGAGATCTCGCATCCCTTCCATCACCCTGCGCTCGTTCTCGCGGGAAGGCAGGACCATGTCGTGGGATACCGGGACGCCTGGAAGCTGCTGGAGAAGTACCCCCGCGGCACGTTCGCGGTGCTCGATCGCTCCGGGCACAACCTGCAGTTCGAGCAGGTGGGACTCTTCGACGCATTGGTGAGCGAGTGGCTCGATCGCGTGGATGAGGCGTGGAACGCCCCCGAATCCAGACGAAACTGA
- a CDS encoding DUF5678 domain-containing protein, whose protein sequence is MTREDDEEYESEDDFKNDDWFKENYLDLIEEHPREWIAVSEQRLICTGSTRIEVDDKARELLGEKEYSIYFVLPVDMATDVGYARR, encoded by the coding sequence ATGACCCGCGAGGACGATGAGGAATACGAGAGCGAAGATGACTTCAAGAACGACGATTGGTTCAAGGAGAACTACCTCGACCTGATCGAGGAGCACCCCCGTGAATGGATCGCCGTCTCGGAGCAGAGACTGATATGCACCGGGAGCACGCGCATCGAAGTGGACGACAAGGCGCGCGAGCTGCTGGGCGAGAAGGAGTACTCCATCTACTTCGTCCTGCCCGTGGACATGGCCACGGACGTGGGCTATGCCAGGCGTTGA
- a CDS encoding MBL fold metallo-hydrolase, producing MEGDALQVRLGNGIEFSGPREVRFDPRRIEAGAVNCISHAHSDHLPRSFEESKAIASPTTLRCASERVGRNIEAASCEQVQMHSSGHIPGSTMFLVDGSKRLLYTGDMCPRDRYGLEGARPISTDILVIESTYGSPSYVFPPTEEMADVLRDWVRDSLNQGYSVALFAYPLGKSQTLLRMLEDFEPYLYGTVLNMTRLVEEEGAEHALRYRPYSKEAAKEPFLMICPTNVKDSSLIAYWRNRKLRTAAVSGWALDRSYRYAMKTDEAFAISDHADFEELLQFTKACSPSKVFVQHGFDKQLAMEIRRRLGIDAQSMTRNQRSLSEF from the coding sequence ATGGAAGGGGATGCGCTCCAGGTGCGCCTGGGTAACGGTATCGAGTTCAGCGGCCCACGGGAGGTGAGGTTCGATCCCCGGCGCATCGAGGCGGGGGCGGTGAACTGCATCTCGCATGCGCATTCGGACCATCTTCCCAGGAGCTTCGAGGAGAGCAAGGCCATAGCATCTCCGACGACCCTGCGCTGCGCTTCGGAGCGCGTGGGTCGGAACATCGAGGCCGCGAGCTGCGAGCAGGTGCAGATGCACAGTTCTGGGCACATTCCCGGTTCCACGATGTTCCTGGTGGATGGGAGCAAACGCCTGCTCTATACAGGTGATATGTGCCCCCGGGACCGCTACGGCCTGGAGGGAGCTCGACCGATCAGCACGGACATCCTGGTCATCGAATCGACCTACGGCTCGCCTTCCTACGTCTTCCCGCCCACGGAGGAGATGGCCGACGTCTTGCGCGACTGGGTCCGCGACTCTCTTAACCAAGGATATTCGGTGGCGCTCTTCGCCTATCCTCTGGGGAAGTCGCAGACGTTGCTGCGCATGCTGGAGGATTTCGAGCCTTACCTGTATGGAACGGTGCTCAACATGACCCGATTGGTGGAGGAGGAAGGTGCGGAGCACGCTCTCAGGTACCGGCCGTACTCGAAGGAAGCGGCGAAGGAACCCTTCCTGATGATCTGCCCCACCAACGTCAAGGACTCCAGCCTGATTGCATACTGGCGCAATAGGAAGCTTCGCACCGCCGCGGTTTCGGGCTGGGCATTGGACCGCTCCTACCGGTATGCGATGAAGACGGACGAGGCCTTCGCCATCTCCGACCATGCGGACTTCGAGGAGCTGCTGCAGTTCACGAAAGCGTGTTCACCGTCCAAGGTCTTCGTGCAGCACGGCTTCGATAAGCAACTGGCCATGGAGATACGCCGACGGTTGGGCATCGATGCGCAATCGATGACGAGGAACCAGCGCTCCCTGAGTGAGTTCTGA
- a CDS encoding RNA-guided pseudouridylation complex pseudouridine synthase subunit Cbf5, with protein MATARMIVKDRDPLITPFGKKPSERSVEELLQAGIINLDKTSGPTSHQVTAWVRDILQVSKIGHGGTLDPKVSGVLPIALGRATRGTDLVLRSDKEYVCVMRLHRDVQPEKLKRIMLTFEGDIFQVPPVRSAVKRQMRIRRVHSLRILEMSGRDVLFRMQCDAGTYVRTLCVDVGDALGVGAHMEDLRRVRSGGMKEEDAVQLQDLKDAFVFWKQGEGKWLRKMIWPMEILLDPFRKIVVKDSAVDALCHGADLAAVGIVRLEEGITKGETVAFVSLKGEGVGMGIALMSSEEMSRAREGIAASTERVFMDPSTYPKMWETSAPRIKAAPEDTEKMD; from the coding sequence ATGGCCACGGCGCGCATGATCGTGAAGGACCGCGATCCCCTCATCACCCCGTTTGGCAAGAAGCCCTCGGAGCGGAGCGTGGAAGAACTACTTCAAGCGGGCATCATCAATCTCGACAAAACATCCGGACCGACCTCGCACCAGGTTACCGCTTGGGTGCGGGACATCCTGCAGGTGAGCAAGATCGGTCATGGGGGCACTTTGGACCCGAAGGTCAGCGGCGTCCTGCCGATCGCTCTGGGAAGAGCGACCCGTGGCACCGACCTCGTCCTCCGCTCGGACAAGGAATATGTCTGCGTCATGCGCCTGCATCGCGACGTCCAGCCGGAGAAATTGAAAAGGATCATGCTCACTTTCGAGGGCGATATCTTCCAGGTGCCGCCGGTCCGGTCCGCGGTCAAGCGCCAGATGCGCATCCGCCGGGTACATTCCCTACGCATCCTGGAGATGAGCGGACGGGATGTCCTCTTCCGGATGCAATGCGACGCCGGTACCTACGTGAGGACGTTGTGCGTGGACGTGGGCGATGCCCTGGGCGTGGGCGCGCACATGGAGGACCTCCGCCGCGTGCGCTCTGGTGGCATGAAGGAAGAGGACGCCGTGCAACTGCAGGACCTCAAGGATGCCTTTGTCTTCTGGAAGCAGGGCGAGGGTAAGTGGCTGCGGAAGATGATCTGGCCCATGGAGATCCTCCTCGATCCCTTTCGCAAGATCGTGGTCAAGGACAGCGCGGTGGACGCCCTCTGCCACGGCGCCGACCTGGCGGCGGTGGGCATCGTCCGCCTGGAAGAGGGCATCACCAAGGGCGAAACGGTCGCTTTCGTTTCTCTCAAAGGAGAAGGGGTGGGCATGGGCATTGCCCTCATGTCCTCGGAGGAGATGTCTCGGGCCAGGGAAGGCATTGCCGCCAGTACCGAGCGGGTGTTCATGGACCCCAGCACCTATCCTAAGATGTGGGAGACCTCGGCGCCTCGGATAAAGGCTGCTCCAGAAGACACGGAGAAGATGGACTGA
- a CDS encoding AAA family ATPase, whose amino-acid sequence MRITISGPPGSGKTTVCMLLARRLGAECLISGTFFREMAKESNLSLAEFGKLAENDPKYDRIVDESMLSRALALQNVVVEGRLTGHLLSKKDPSAFKVYLDAAPNARAERIKERENEDIQRIKDEMLERENCEARRYKQYYGIDINDKSVYDLVVDSSHRTPEQVVDLIMKKLEVWPRRA is encoded by the coding sequence ATGAGAATCACCATCAGCGGCCCCCCCGGTTCTGGAAAGACCACGGTGTGCATGCTTCTGGCCCGGAGATTGGGCGCGGAGTGCCTCATCTCAGGCACCTTCTTCCGGGAGATGGCAAAAGAATCGAACCTCAGTCTGGCGGAGTTCGGAAAGCTGGCGGAGAACGATCCTAAGTATGATCGCATTGTGGACGAATCGATGCTCTCCCGCGCCCTCGCTCTCCAGAACGTCGTTGTGGAAGGTCGGCTGACCGGACATCTCTTGAGCAAGAAAGACCCGTCCGCATTCAAGGTCTATCTGGACGCGGCGCCGAACGCACGGGCGGAACGTATCAAGGAACGAGAGAACGAAGATATCCAGAGGATCAAGGATGAGATGTTGGAGCGGGAGAATTGCGAGGCGCGTCGCTACAAGCAATACTACGGCATCGATATCAACGACAAGAGCGTGTACGATCTTGTGGTCGATTCCTCGCATCGGACACCGGAGCAGGTGGTTGACCTCATCATGAAGAAGCTGGAGGTATGGCCACGGCGCGCATGA
- a CDS encoding EMC3/TMCO1 family protein: MTETPAPSKSIGGPSMSRFATIFALVLAMFVLFDPTLRSALGALVGYGLEPLIGFGGKYPVFTLFLAGIVMTGLTVVVRHFFTDYVEQAESQKIMSAFNQELRKARLENNTFKTKKLMEQQPQIMQRSLKNSTAQLKLLPVTMIVVVPIFAWIAVFMTHVCSPIIAVPWSFSVDLNATTVFFPNWVLLYSLASIPFGQVLARSLRYYDFRKRLNELAAGKV, encoded by the coding sequence ATGACGGAAACACCCGCTCCTTCGAAATCGATCGGAGGTCCGAGCATGTCCCGTTTCGCCACCATATTCGCTCTGGTGCTGGCGATGTTCGTGCTCTTCGACCCGACGCTGCGCTCTGCGTTGGGAGCGTTGGTAGGGTATGGGTTGGAGCCGCTCATCGGTTTCGGCGGCAAGTATCCGGTGTTCACGCTCTTCCTGGCAGGCATCGTCATGACCGGATTGACGGTGGTGGTGCGCCACTTCTTCACCGACTATGTGGAGCAGGCGGAAAGCCAGAAGATAATGAGCGCCTTCAACCAGGAGCTGCGCAAGGCGCGCCTGGAGAACAACACCTTCAAGACCAAGAAGCTCATGGAACAGCAGCCCCAGATCATGCAGCGCTCGCTCAAGAACTCCACCGCGCAGCTGAAGTTGCTGCCGGTGACCATGATCGTGGTCGTGCCCATCTTCGCCTGGATAGCGGTCTTCATGACCCATGTCTGCAGCCCCATTATCGCTGTACCATGGTCCTTTAGCGTGGATCTCAACGCCACAACCGTCTTCTTCCCCAACTGGGTTTTGCTCTACTCTCTGGCGAGCATTCCCTTCGGACAAGTGCTGGCACGTTCCTTGCGCTACTATGATTTCAGAAAGCGCCTCAACGAACTTGCGGCAGGTAAGGTATGA
- the secY gene encoding preprotein translocase subunit SecY: MAEEKKSLLYKFKPLTDRIPAVAKPEGHVHFRTKMLWVIIILVFYFVMTNVFIYGLDQANTLDLFAQYRAILAGAQGSLMHLGIGPIVTASIIMQLFVGAKIIKLDLTNSDDKAVYQSSQKFLVLIMILVEAVPQVFGYLVPSTGFVSGLDHALGAGSMIGGAEMAKIIIVLQLFIGSYLVFLMDEVVSKWGIGSGISLFIAAGVAEAIFTGTLNWNPSQAGVPLSLSNPPAGTIPKTFYILHETPASGLTGGGYERIILANPNPVVALIGTIAIFLFVAYVESMRIELPLAHGTARGARGRYPIKLLYASNIPVILMSALLANISMFALLLWTSSSLQGLPLIGHQWWLGFYDPGTTSPAGGLAWYLSAPRGLADWLMPALSPDRYGYLALGHNGFQIAARVVTYMTVMVLGSILFAKFWISTTNMGPEAVAKQIESSGLQIPGFRRDPRVLKRVLERYIPVVTVISGATVGILAAVADLVGTVGNASGTGVLLTVGILIQFYEAISREQMMEMHPVLRQFFGGE, translated from the coding sequence ATGGCCGAAGAGAAGAAGAGCCTCCTGTACAAGTTCAAACCCTTGACGGACAGGATCCCCGCGGTGGCCAAGCCGGAAGGGCACGTGCACTTCCGGACCAAGATGCTGTGGGTCATCATCATTCTGGTCTTCTACTTCGTCATGACAAACGTTTTCATCTACGGCCTGGACCAGGCGAACACTCTGGACCTTTTCGCCCAATACCGGGCCATTCTTGCCGGTGCTCAGGGTTCGCTGATGCACCTGGGCATCGGTCCGATAGTCACGGCGAGCATCATCATGCAGCTGTTCGTCGGCGCCAAGATCATCAAGCTGGACCTCACGAACTCGGACGACAAGGCGGTCTACCAGAGCTCACAGAAGTTCCTGGTCCTCATCATGATCCTCGTGGAGGCCGTGCCCCAGGTGTTCGGTTACCTGGTGCCCTCTACGGGCTTCGTCAGCGGGCTGGACCATGCCCTAGGAGCGGGTTCGATGATCGGCGGCGCGGAAATGGCCAAGATCATCATCGTGCTGCAGCTGTTCATTGGCTCATACCTGGTGTTCCTCATGGACGAGGTGGTGTCCAAATGGGGCATCGGTAGCGGCATATCGCTCTTCATCGCCGCCGGAGTAGCGGAGGCTATATTCACCGGAACGCTCAACTGGAACCCGTCTCAGGCAGGTGTGCCGTTGAGCCTGAGCAATCCTCCGGCTGGCACGATACCCAAAACGTTCTACATATTGCACGAAACGCCTGCTTCCGGGCTGACCGGAGGTGGTTATGAGCGCATCATACTGGCCAATCCCAATCCAGTGGTCGCGCTCATCGGCACGATAGCTATCTTCCTCTTCGTAGCTTACGTCGAATCGATGCGCATCGAGCTGCCCTTGGCCCACGGCACCGCTCGAGGGGCAAGAGGTCGCTACCCGATCAAGCTGCTCTACGCCTCGAACATCCCGGTCATCCTCATGTCCGCGCTGTTGGCGAACATCAGCATGTTCGCCCTGCTGTTATGGACATCCAGTTCCCTGCAGGGACTGCCGCTCATCGGCCATCAGTGGTGGCTGGGCTTCTATGATCCGGGAACGACCTCTCCGGCCGGAGGTCTCGCCTGGTATCTCTCGGCCCCGAGAGGACTGGCCGACTGGCTCATGCCCGCCCTCAGCCCAGATAGATATGGCTATCTGGCTCTCGGGCACAACGGCTTCCAGATAGCAGCGCGTGTCGTTACCTATATGACGGTCATGGTGCTCGGCTCCATCCTCTTCGCCAAGTTCTGGATATCCACCACGAACATGGGACCGGAAGCGGTAGCTAAGCAGATCGAATCGTCGGGACTGCAGATCCCTGGCTTCAGGCGCGATCCCAGAGTGCTCAAGCGGGTGCTGGAACGATATATTCCTGTGGTAACGGTGATATCCGGAGCCACGGTAGGCATACTGGCGGCCGTAGCGGACCTAGTGGGAACGGTGGGTAACGCCTCCGGCACGGGAGTGCTGCTGACCGTCGGTATCCTCATTCAATTCTATGAGGCCATCAGCCGGGAGCAGATGATGGAGATGCATCCAGTGCTTCGCCAGTTCTTCGGGGGTGAATAG
- a CDS encoding uL15 family ribosomal protein, producing the protein MPSRTKKFRGSRTHGRGKKAGRGAGLRGGRGNAGLHKHKYMFVLKFDPDHFGRHGFKRPQEVVSAKITMNVGDMDENISKLLSDGYAQKKGDRTVVDLTKMGVDKLLGFGQVSGKYEIVVAESSEKAKQKVEGAGGAIVQPQ; encoded by the coding sequence ATGCCAAGCAGGACAAAAAAGTTCAGGGGGTCCAGGACCCACGGCCGGGGAAAGAAGGCCGGAAGGGGCGCCGGCCTCCGAGGCGGTCGTGGCAACGCCGGACTGCACAAGCACAAGTACATGTTCGTGCTCAAGTTCGATCCTGACCACTTCGGCCGACATGGGTTCAAGCGGCCGCAAGAGGTCGTTTCGGCCAAGATCACCATGAACGTGGGTGACATGGACGAGAACATCAGCAAGCTTCTTTCCGACGGTTACGCCCAAAAGAAGGGCGACAGGACGGTCGTGGACCTGACCAAGATGGGGGTGGACAAGCTCCTTGGCTTCGGGCAGGTCAGCGGCAAGTACGAGATCGTCGTGGCCGAGAGCTCGGAGAAGGCGAAGCAGAAGGTCGAGGGAGCGGGCGGGGCAATCGTGCAACCGCAGTAG